In Erigeron canadensis isolate Cc75 chromosome 6, C_canadensis_v1, whole genome shotgun sequence, the following are encoded in one genomic region:
- the LOC122603425 gene encoding binding partner of ACD11 1, translated as MQTRTVQVGHLSDLATEREIHEFFSFSGEIESVQICRDSQQNKTAFVTFKDPRALEIALLLSGATIVDQIVSITSVENYVPKPECQEVCEVDNAMRMASESPSSHAEANTTSPRGRVYISKAQDVAKSVLAKGSAFRQDAVNKAKAFDEKHQLRANASARVNSLDKRVRLTEKFNVGVSVVNEKVKSVDQKLQVSDKTMAAILAAERKLNDTGSAVKSSRYVTAGAAWLNGAFGKVTKAGQVAGTKTRQKWNLAVSNLTAKDSPIAA; from the exons ATGCAG ACAAGAACAGTACAGGTAGGTCATCTATCAGATCTAGCTACCGAGAGAGAAATCCACGAGTTTTTCTCCTTTTCCGGTGAAATTGAAAGCGTTCAGATCTGCCG TGATtcacaacaaaataaaactgcGTTTGTTACTTTTAAAGATCCCAGAGCTCTTGAAATTGCATTATTGCTATCG GGAGCAACTATTGTGGATCAGATTGTTAGCATTACTTCTGTGGAAAATTATGTGCCAAAGCCCGAGTGTCAG GAAGTTTGTGAAGTAGATAATGCGATGAGAATGGCTTCAGAAAGCCCTTCCTCACATGCCGAG GCCAACACTACTTCTCCTCGTGGAAGAGTATACATAAGTAAAGCTCAAGACGTTGCTAAAAGTGTTCTTGCAAAAGGTTCAGCATTTAGGCAAGATGCTGTAAATAAAGCTAAAGCATTTGATGAAAAGCATCAACTGAGAGCCAATGCATCTGCCAGGGTGAATTCTCTGGACAAGAGAGTTAGGCTTACAGAGAAATTTAATGTTGGAGTCTCTGTGGTAAATGAGAAAGTTAAGTCTGTTGATCAAAAACTTCAAGTGTCGGACAAAACAATGGCTGCAATATTGGCTGCTGAGAGGAAACTAAATGACACAGGATCAGCCGTCAAATCAAGCAG GTATGTTACCGCTGGAGCAGCTTGGCTGAATggagcttttggtaaagtgacAAAGGCTGGGCAGGTTGCAGGAACAAAAACTAGACAAAAATGGAACTTGGCAGTCTCAAATTTAACGGCAAAG